The DNA window CAGCGACGAAGATCCCTGCATCGCCACCCTCGACGGCCGGCCGGGGCCCGCTCGCTGAGCCCGCCGCGCCCACCACCACCGACCGGCGGCGCCGCGCGCTCGGCGCACGAGCGGTCAACCTGCTCGGAGCGCTGCTGGTGGTGGCCCTGTTCGCCGCTCTCTGGGAGGGCTACAAGGCCGCAGGCCGCGCCCTTGGCGACCGCATCGCGGGCTGGAGCCTGCCGGTCGCCACCGACGACCTGTCCATGCCGCACCTCTGGACGGTGCTGCGCTCCCTCGCCGAGCCGGCCCGGCAGGGCGACCCCACCTCGCTGGCCGGCTACCTGCTCGGGGAGACGGCGGTGACCCTGCGGGAGGCGCTGTACGGCCTGGTCGCCGGCTCGCTGCTCGGCCTCGCGCTGGCGGTGCTCTTCCTGCACGCCGCGCCGGTCAGCAGGGGCCTGATGCCCTGGCTGGTGGCCTCCCAGACCGTCCCGCTGGTCGCCATCGCGCCCATGATCGTGATCTGGGGCGGCAAGGCCGGCGCCCCGCCGTGGGTCGCCGTCACCGGGATCGCCGCCTATCTGGCGTTCTTCCCGGTGACCATCAACGCCCTGCGCGGCCTGAAGTCGCCGCCCAAGGTCCAGTTGGAGTTCATGCGCAGCGTGGGCGCGGGCCGCCGTCAGGTCCTGTTCTGGCTGCGGGTGCCCGCCGCGCTGCCCTTCGTCTTCGCCGGGCTGCGGCTCGCCGCCACCGCCAGTGTCGTCGGCGCCATCGTCGGCGAGCTGTCGGCCGGCACCGGACGCGGCATCGGCCGGGTGATCCTCTCGTCCGCCTACTACTACTCCAACGGCCCGGAGAAGCTGTACGCCGCGGTGCTGGTCGCCGCCCTGGCCGGGATCGTCTTCGTCCAGCTGCTGGCCCTCGCGGAGCGGTTCGCCCTCCGCCACCGGGCCGCTCGCTGACCCGCCGTCCGACCCCACCCCCTCGACCCTCGAACCACCGGGAGCCACTGATGGGCGAGCCCGCAATCATCTCCGTCCGCAATGTCAGCAAGGTGTTCAACGGCGGCAGCGACCGCTCGGTGACCGCGCTCCAGGACATCGACCTGGACATCGCACGCGGGGAGTTCACCTCGCTGCTCGGCCCCAGCGGCTGCGGCAAGAGCACCCTGCTGCGGGTGATGGCCGACCTCACCGAGCCGTCGCAGGGCCAGGTCACGGTCAACGGCAAGACCCCGGCCGCCGCCCGTACCGACCGGGACTACGGGATGGTCTTCCAGCAGGCCGGGCTGCTGGAGTGGCGCAGTGTGCGGCGCAATGTCGAGCTGCCGCTCCAGGTCGCCGGCGCCAGGAAGGAGGTGACCCGGGCCAAGGCGATGGAGATGCTGGAACTGGTCAGGCTCTCCGACTTCGCCGAGCACTTCCCCCGGCAGCTGTCCGGCGGTATGCAGCAGCGGGCGGCCATCGCCCGGGCGCTCTCCGCCGACCCGGAGATCCTCTTCATGGACGAGCCGCTGGGCGCGCTCGACGAGATGAACCGCGAACGCCTCCAGGGCGAGCTGCTGCGCATCTGGTCCGACACCCGCACCACCGTCGTCTTCGTCACCCACAGCATCTCCGAGGCGGTCTTCCTCTCCTCGCGGGTGGTGGTGATGTCGGCGCGGCCCGGCCGGGTGGCCGCCAGCATCGACGTGGACCTGCCCTACCCGCGTACCGCCGAGACCAGGACCACCCCGGAGTTCTTCGCGAAGGTCACCGAGGTCCGCCAGGCGCTGCACTCCGTCCCGACCGAGCAGGCCGCGGCATGAGCACCGCCCAGGCCGCACCGCGGGGGGTGGCTCGGATCGCCGGCGGCCTGCGGGGCAGGGCCGGCCGGGCGCTGCCGGTCGCGCTCACCGCACTGCTGGTGCTCGGCTCCTGGCAGCTGGTCGTCGCCGTCTTCGACGTCCCGGCGTTCATCCTGCCGACGCCCGTCACCATCGCCCAGGCGTTCGTCCACGACTTCGCCACGATCATGGCGGCCTCGGTGGTCACCGTGCAGGCGGTCCTGCTCGGCCTGCTGCTGGGCGCCCTCGGCGGGATCGCGGTCGGCCTGGCGGTGAGCCGCTTCCCGGCCGTCTCCGGACCGGTGCTGAACGCCGCCGTGCTGATCAACTGCGCGCCGATCGTGGCGCTGGCCCCGATCTTCAACAACTGGTTCGGCGTCACCAGCCTGCTCTCCAAGGCAGGTGTCGCCGCCGTGATGGTCTTCTTCCCGGTCCTCGTCAACACCACCCGGGGCCTGCTCCAGGTCTCCCCCCTCCACCTGGAGATCATGGAGTCGCTGGCGGCCCGGCCTCGGCAGGTCGCCCTGATCGTGCGGCTCCCCAACGCGCTGCCGTACATCTTCAACGCGCTGAAGCTCGGCACCACCCTCGCGGTGATCGGCGTGATCGTCAGCGAGTACTTCGGCGGCCCCACCGAGGCGCTCGGCGTCTACATCGCCTATCAGGCGGCCCTGCCGAGATTCGACTACGCATGGGCCGGAATCCTGGTCGCCAGCGCACTCGGCCTCGCCATGTTCGGAGCCGTCACGCTCCTGGAACGGCTGCTCATGCCCTGGCATGAATCGCTCCACGATAACCAGGCGTAATCAGCATTTCCGCAGACCGCCTTTGGGCGGTGCGACCGCGTCCCGTACTTCTCTCTTCCCATCCCGGCGGAGGTAGCAATGTCCACCAGCAGACCCGTGAATTCCCCGTCCCCCCGGCAACCCCGCGCGCCCCGCCGCTCCGGCCCCGCCCGCCCGCTGCGGCTGGCCGCCGGACTCGCCGCCGCAGCGATGCTGGTGACCGGCTGCGGCGGGATGTCGTCGGGCGAGACCAGCAAGGCCGCGGCGGAGGCCGGCAAGGACTGCGCCGCCAAGACCAAGGTCCGGGTCGTCCTCCAGTGGGTCGCCCAGGCCCAGTTCGCCGGCTACTACGCCGCCAAGGAGAAGGGCTTCTACGACAAGCAGTGCCTGGATGTCACCATCCAGGAGGGCGGGGTGAACATCGTCCCGCAGCAGGTGCTCTCCGCAGGCAACGCCGAGTTCGCCGTCTCCCACGTCACCAAGACCATGGTCACCCGCGAGCAGGGCGCCGACCTGGTCAACATCGGACAGGTCTTCCAGCGCGGCGCCTACCTCCAGGTCGCCTGGGCCGACTCCGGCATCAAGACCCTGGCCGACCTCAAGGGCAAGCGCGTCGGCAGCTGGGGGTACGGCAATGAGCTGACCCTGTACGCGGCGATGCGCGGCTCGGGCGTCGAACCGGGCAAGGATGCCAAGATCATCCAGCAGCCGTTCGACATGTCGCTGCTGCTCAAGCGGCAGGTCGACGCGGCGCAGGCCAAGACGTTCAACGAGTACGCTCAGCTGCTGGAGAGCACCAACCCCAAGACCGGCAAGCTGTACCAGCCGTCCGACTTCACCGCCATCAACCTCCAGGACGCGGGCTACCAGAGCCTGGAGGACGGCATCTACGCCAAGGGCGACTGGCTGGCGAGCAAGGCCAACCAGGAGACGGCCGTGAAGTTCCTCAAGGCCACCTACCAGGGCTGGGGCTACTGCCGGGACGACCTCGACGGCTGCGTGGACATCGTCCTGAAGAACGGCAGCGCCCTCGGCAAGGGCCACCAGACCTGGATGCTCAACGAGGTCAACAAGCTGATCTGGCCCTCCAAGGCGGGCGTCGGCACGGTGGACAAGGCCGCCTGGGACCAGACCATCGACATCGCGGTCAAGGCCGGCGTGCTCAAGAAGGACCCCGGCCAGGACGCCTACCGGACCGATCTGACCGAGCGGGCCGACCAGGAGCTCAAGGCCGACGGCTTCGACATCACCGGCGACTCCTACCAGCCGCAGCAGGTCACCATCACCCCGGGCGGCAAGTAGCACCGGCCGGTTCGCGCCGCCTTCCCCGAACCGCGGCCGGGCGAGGCCCCCGCGCCTGCCAGGATTGACCGCGCACCGGTCAGGGGCTCGACGTGACAGACGGAGGAAGAATGGCACCCAGCGAAGCAGGGCTCGTCCGTAGGACGATCTGGCTGCTACGGACGGTCGCGGCGCACCCGGAAGGGGTCGGCCTGAGTGAGATCGCCCGCGAGTCCGGCATCCCCAAGGCCACCTGCTACCGGGTGCTGACCGTCCTGGAACGCGAGAGCTGGCTGACGCTCGACCCCGTCACCCGCCGCTACCGCGTCTCCCTCGGCCTGCTGTCCATCGTCGGCGGCCTGCTCGACGGGGGAGGGGCCTACGGCCACATGCGGGACGTGCTGCGCGACCTGGCCAAGCAGACCGGGGAGACCGCCGGCTTCGATGTGCTGCTGCCGCCCAATGTCATGGTCGTCGCCCAGGTCCCCGGCCCCTCGCTGATCGGGCAGACCCTCAAGCCCGTGCCGCGCACCCAGCCGGTCTGGGCCACCTCCACCGGGAAGGTGCTGCTCAGCGCACTCGACCCGGAGACCGTACGGGCCGACTTCGGCGAGGAGTTCCGCACCGGCGCCCCCGAGCGCCTCGGCGGCCTGGACGCGTTCATCGACTCGATGAGCGCCGTCCGGGAGAACGGCTACGCCGTCGCCTACGACGAACTGGAGGTCGGCGCCGCCTCGGTCGCGGCCCCGGTCCGCATCCGAGGCAACACCACCTACGCGGTCTGGATCGGCGGCCCCACCTACCGGCTGACCCGCCCGCGCATCGAGGAGGTGGCCCAGTGCGTGATGAAGGCCGCCCGGCAGCTCGGCGACCTGCTGAGCGTCACCGGCATCGAGCTGCCCAGCGGCTTCAACGAACAGTAGCAACCACGCCACCACCCCCCCCAGGAGGAGACAGATGGCCGACCTTCAGGAGCGGATCGACGCCGCCCACCAGGCCGCCGGCCGGATACCCAAGGGCCTGTACATCGACGGAGAGTGGCGCGAGCCGCGCGGCGGCGCCGCCATCCCCGTCGAGGACCCGGGCACCGGCACGGTCTTCGCCGAGGTCGCGGACGCCGCCGAGCAGGACGCCCTGGACGCCCTCGACGCCGCCGCCCGCGCCCAGGACTCCTGGGCCCGCACCCCGCCCCGGGACCGCGGCGAGCTGCTGCGCCGCGCCTTCGAGGCGATCCTCGCCCGCCAGGACGAGCTGGCCGCCGTGATGACCCTGGAGATGGGCAAGCCCTTCGCCGAGTCCCGGGCGGAGGTCGCCTACGCGGCGGAGTTCCTGCGCTGGTTCGCCGAGGAGGCGGTCCGGATCGACGGCGGCTACCTGGTGGCACCCGGCGGCGGCTCCCGGGTGGTCGTGATGCGCCAGCCGGTCGGCCCCTGCCTGCTGGTCACCCCGTGGAACTTCCCGATGGCCATGGGCACCCGCAAGATCGGCCCCGCCCTGGCGGCCGGCTGCACCGTGGTGGTCAAGCCGGCCCGGCAGACCCCGCTGTCGATGCTCGCCCTGGTCGCCGTCCTGGAGGAGGCAGGGCTGCCCAAGGGCGTCGTCAATGTCTTCACCACCGCCAGGTCGGGCGAGCTGACCGCGCGGCTGCTGGCCGACCCCCGGCTGCGCAAGCTCTCCTTCACCGGCTCCACCGAGGTCGGCCGGATCCTGCTGGAGCAGGCGTCCGAGCGGGTGCTGCGCACCTCGATGGAGCTGGGCGGCAACGCCCCCTTCCTGGTCTTCGACGACGCCGACCTGGACGCGGCCGTGGAGGGCGCGTACCAGGCGAAGATGCGCAATGTGGGGGAGGCGTGCACCGCCGCCAACCGCTTCTATGTGCACCGCCCGGTCGCCGCAGAGTTCGCCCGGCGGCTGGCCGAGCGGCTGGGCGGCCTGGCCGTCGGGCACGGCCTGGACCCGGCGAGCGAGGTGGGGCCGCTGATCGACGCCCGGGCGGTCGGGGGCGTCGCCGCCCTGGTCGATGAGGCGGTCGCGGCGGGCGCCGAGCTGCTGACCGGCGGCGGTTCCCTGGAGCGGGACGGGCACTTCTTCGCGCCGACGGTGCTCGCCTCCGTACCGCGCGGGGCCCGCACCCTGCACGAGGAGATCTTCGGCCCGGTCGCGCCGATCGTCGCCTTCGACGACGAGGCCGAGGCGCTGGCCCTGGCCAACGCCTCCGAGTACGGGCTCGCCGCCTATGTGTTCACCGAGGGCCTGGCCCGCGGCCTGCGGGTCAGCGAACGCCTGGAGAGCGGCATGGTCGGGCTCAACCAGGGGATCATCTCCAACCCCGCCGCGCCGTTCGGCGGCGTCAAGCAGTCCGGTCTGGGCCGGGAGGGCGGCGCCGTGGGCATCGACGAGTACCTGAACACCAAGTACCTGGCCGTCAGGGCGGAGTCATGACCGGCTTCCTGCTGGCCGGAGTGCAGTTCGAGCCGGTACTCGGCGACCCGGCGGCCAATGCCGAAGCGTCCGGGCACTGGGTGCGCGAGGCGGCCCGGCGCGGCGCCCGGCTGGTGGTGCTCCCCGAGGCGTCGTCGGCCGGCTATATGTTCGCCGACCGCGCGGAGGCGCTGCGCTACGCCGAGTCGGTGCCCGGCGGTCCGGTGTACTCGGCATGGGCCGCGCTCGCCGCCGAGCTGGACCTCTGGATCGTCGCGGGCATCACCGAACTGGCGGGGGAGCGGCTGTACAACTCGGCGGTGCTGATCGGCCCGCACGGGCACCTCGGGACGTACCGCAAGGCACACCTGTGGAACGCCGAGCAGGAGGTGTACGACCGCCAGCAGGACGGCTTCCCCGTCTTCGACACCCCGCTCGGCCGGATCGGCATCGGCATCTGCTACGACGCCTGGTTCCCCGAGACCTTCCGCAGCGCCGCGCTGCGCGGGGCCGACCTGCTGGCGCTGCCGTCCAACTGGGTGCCGGTCCCGGGGCAGCCCGCCGACGCACCCACGATGGCCAACCTGATGTGCATGACCGGCGCGCACAGCAACCAGTTCTATGTCGCCGGGATCAGCCGCACCGGGGTCGAGCGGGGCCAGCCGTTCATCGGCAGCTCGCTGATCGTGGGTCCGAGCGGCTGGCCGCTGGCCGGGCCGGCCGGCGGTGACGGCCAGGAGCTGGTGCTGGCCGAGGTGGACCTGATCGGCTCCCGCGCCGAACGGCACGGCAACCCGTTCAACCAGCCGCTGGCGGACCGGCGCCCCGAGCTGTACGAGACCGGCGTCCCGGACGTACCGCGCTGACCCGCCGCGCCACCCGCCCGGTGCGGGGAGACACCGGAATTCATTGACACCCTCCGCCTCCCCATGGAGACTCACAGCACTCCTGAGCAGAACCGATGGTTCGATGGATAGACCGCAGAGAGTCATGATGAACATGCGAGTAATCGGCCGCCCCAGCCCGCAGGTGGGACTCGGCGACCCGCGCGGCATCGAATCGAGCCCGCTGTACAGCCCGGACCTGGCACCCGTACCCGTCGCCGAGCGCACCTGGACGACCTACAACTACGCGGCGCTGTGGATGGGCATCGCTCATGGCATCCCGACCTACTACCTGGCCAGCGGCCTGATCGACCTCGGCATGAGCTGGGTCCAGGCCGTCCTCACCATCGCCCTGGGCAACCTGCTCGTCCTGGTCCCGATCCTGCTGAACAGCCACGTCGGCGCCAAGTACGGCATCCCCTACCCGGTGTTCGCCCGCACCGCCTTCGGCACCCTCGGCGCCAATGTCCCGGCGGTGCTGCGCGCGCTCTCCGCCTGCGGCTGGTTCGGCATCCAGACCTGGATCGGCGGCCAGGCCATCCACACCGTCGTCGGCGCCTTCGCGGGCGACGGCTGGACCCATGCGCGCCCGCTGTGGGGGCACCCGGGCACGCTCTGGCTCTCCTTCGCCTTCTTCTGGCTGCTCCAGATCGGCCTGATCGTCCGGGGGATCGAGTCCATCCGCCGCTTCGAGAACTGGGCCGCACCGCTCATCCTGGTCGTCGCGGTCTTCCTGCTGGGGTGGATGGTCAGCAAGGCCGGCGGCCTCGGCCCACTCGCCACCGAAGGGTCCAAGCTGGGCTGGGGCACCGACTTCTGGCTGCTCTTCGCACCCGCGCTGATGGGGATGGTCGCCTACTTCGCCACCATGTCGGTGAACATCGCCGACTTCACCCGGTTCGCCCGGGGCCAGCGCGAGCAGATCGTCGGCCAGACCCTGGGGCTGCCGATCACCATGACCGCGTTCTCCATGATCGGCGCGCTGACCACCTCGGCCACCATCACGGTCTACGGCAAGGCGATCTGGGACCCGATCGACCTGGTCAGCCGCTTCTCCAGCCCGGTCGTCATCCTCTTCGCGCTGCTCTGCGTCATCGTCGCCACCGTCGCGGTCAATGTCGCGGCCAACACCGTCGGGCCCGCCTACGACTTCTGCAACCTCTTCCCCCGGCGGATCGACTTCCGCATGGGCGGCGTCATCGCGGGCGTCATCGGCATCCTGATGCAGCCCTGGCGGCTGCTCTCCTCGCCCGAGCTGTACATCTTCACCTGGCTCGGCGTCAGCGGCGCGGTGCTCGGCGGGGTCGCCGGAATCCTCACCGCCGACTACTGGCTGCTGCGCGGGCGCACGCTCGACCTCGCCGGGCTCTACCGGCGCGGGGGCCCCTACGAGTACGCCGGGGGCTTCAACTGGAGGCCGCTGGTCTCCCTGGCCGCCGTGCTGGTGCTCTCCCTGGGCGGGGCCCACTCCGATGCCGGCGCGGGGCCCTTCCCGGCCGACGGCTACATCCCGCTGCTGCGGCCGCTCTTCGACTACAACTGGGCGGTCGCGTTCCTCGGCGGCATCGTGCTGCACGCCGGACTCAGCAGGCTCTTCCCCGCGCCCGGCGACCGCACCGCAGCGCCCGGCGGCGCCCCGACCGCCCCAGCAGGCCGCTGACCAAGCCGTATTGACACCATGCTGCGCCGCATCAAGACTATCCACCAAACCAATGGTTCACTCAGCGAACCTGTGTCGCGTCGGAGATCGCTCCCCCCGCCCGGGGCACGCCCACGCAAGACGACACGTCTCCCAGGAGGAGTCCCCTGATGAAGACCCGTGCCGCCGTCATGACCGCCCCCGGCAAGGACTGGGAGATCACCGAACTCGAACTCGACGCCCCCAGGGCGGGGGAGGTCCTGGTCCGCTTCACCCACGCCGGGCTCTGCTACTCCGACGAGCATGTGCGCACCGGCAACATGGCCACGCTGCCCATCATCGGCGGACACGAGGGCTCGGGCATCGTCGAGGCCGTCGGGGAAGGGGTCTCCCGGGTCGCCCCCGGTGACCATGTGGCCGCCTCCTTCAAGCCCTCCTGCGGCCACTGCCGCTGGTGCGCCGGCGGCCGGTCCAACCTCTGCGACGCGGCGACGGGCGGCCCCGAGGGCAGACTGCCCGACGGTACCTTCCGGTTCACCGGCCCCTCGGGCCGCATCGGCGCCAACTGCGCCCTGGGCACCTTCGCCGAGCACTCCGTCGTCTCGCAGAACTCCCTGGTCCGGGTGGACCCCGCCGTACCGCTCTCCGTCGTCGCCCTGGTCAGCTGCGGCGTACTCACCGGCTGGGGCGCGGCGGTCTACGCCGCCGAGCCCCAGCCCGGTGACACCGTCATCGTGGTGGGCGCGGGCGGCGTGGGCATCAACGCCGTCCAAGGGGCGCGGTTCTCCGGCGCCGGAAATGTGATCCTGGTCGACCCCAACGAGGCCAAGCACCCGCTCGCCCTTGAACTCGGGGCCTCGCACACCTGCCGCTCCCTCGCCGAGGCGGCGGCCCTCGCCGCCGACCTCAACCCCAGCGCCGCCGGGGCCGACTCCACCATCGTGTGCACCGGCGAGACCACCGCGGAGATCGTACGTGCCTCCTTCGAGGCCACCGGCAAGGGCGGGACGGTGGTCCTGGCCGGCATGTCGGAGGACGTCCACGACATCAACATCCAGCTCCCCGGCACCCAGCTCGTCTTCGCCGAGAAGCGCATCCAGGGCACCATCTTCGGATCGTGCAGCCCGACGCGGGACATCCCGCGCGTCCTGTCCCTGTACGGCCAGGGCCTGATCAGGCTCGACGAACTGGTCAGCCGCACCTACGGCCTGGACGAGATCAACCAGGGGTTCGAGGACCTGCGGTGCGGCCGGAACCTGCGCGGAGTGGTCGAGCACCGGCCTGCGGACTGAGCACCGCCGCCCGCCGCCCGCCGCACCGCACCACCCGACCGGCCCGCCTGACGCCACCCCAGCTGACCGCCACCCCCGAAGACGCCGCGCCTGAAGAGCAAGAGGAGCAGACTGCCATGTCCCACACGCCCGACCGCGCAGCGCTGTACATCAACGGAGACTGGCGCAAGCCATCGACCGCCAGGACCTTCACCGCGGTCAGCTCGGCCACCGGGGAGCGCATCGCCGACTTCCCCGAAGCCGACCGCGCCGATGTGGACACCGCAGTCGCCGCCGCGCGCGGCGCCCTGGGCGGCCCCGGGGGCTGGGCGTCCGCGCAGCAGCGCGCCGAGGCCATGGAACGCCTGGCCGCCGCGCTGGAGTCCCGCGCCCAGGCCCTGGGCACCCTGATCGCCCACGAGGTCGGCACCCCCCTCGCCCGCGCCATCGACGCCAACGTCGGCGCGGCCGCCGGCCTGCTGCGCTTCTACGCCCCGCTCGCCGACACCATGTACGCCGAGGACCTGCGCCCCGCCCGGGTGGGCCACAGCCTGGTCCGCCGTGAGCCGGTCGGCGTCGTCGCCATGATCGTGCCGTGGAACTACCCGCTGAGCACCCTGTTCTTCAAGCTCGCGCCCGCCCTGGCGATGGGCTGCACCGCCGTGGTCAAGCCCTCGCCCGCCACCGGGCTCGACTCCTTCCTGGTCGCCGACGCGGTCCACGAGGCGGGCTTCCCGCCCGGCGTGATCAACTTCCTCCCGGCGGAGCGGGAGGTCGGGGAGTACCTGGTCACCCACCCCGGCGTGGACAAGGTCGCCTTCACCGGCTCCACGGCGGCCGGCCGCCGTATCGGCGCGCTCTGCGGCGGGCTGCTGCGCCCGGTCACCCTGGAGCTGGGCGGCAAGTCCGCCGCGATCCTGCTGGAGGACGCCCCGCTGCCGCTCTTCCTCGACCACCTGCTCGACCTCTCGTTCAACAACAACGGCCAGACCTGCACCAACAACACCCGGCTGCTGGTCCCCAGGTCCCGCCACGAGGAGGTCGTGGACGCCGTCACCGAGACGGTCGCGGGCTGGCAGACCGGTGACCCGCTGGACCCGGACACCGTCATCGGCCCGGTGGCCGGGACCGCTGCCCGGGACCGGGTCGAGGGCTATATCCGCCGGGGCCGGGAGGAGGGCGCGCGGATCACCACCGGTGGCGGACGCCCCGCCGGTCTGGACCACGGCTGCTACGTCGAGCCGACGGTCTTCGCCGACGTGGACCCGGCCATGGTGGTGGCCCGCGAGGAGATCTTCGGCCCGGTGGTGACCATCTCGGCCCACGACGGAACCGTCGAGGACGCCGTCGCCCAGGCCAATGACTCCGCTTACGGCCTGGCCGGCAGTGTCTGGACGGCGGACGAGGCACTGGGCCGCGAGGTGGCCCGCGCGGTGGACACCGGCACCTTCAGCGTCAACCACGCCAACTTCGACATCGGCGCCCCCTTCGGCGGGCGGCGGGACAGCGGCCTGGGTTCCGAACTGGGCCGAGAGGGGATCGAGGCGTACCTGCAATACAAGACGATCTTCGTGCCGAGCCACCCGTAGGGCGTCGGCGTCCGGGTCGGTATCGTCGCCGTATGCCTGAACTGGTCGCGCCCACCACCCGGCTGCACTCCGCCTGGCTTGAGGCGCGCAACGAGTGGGGCCCCGGCCTCCATGAGGACGGATTCGGGCTGGGGCCGTCCGACGAGGTCGACTCGCCGGATGGGTTCGCGGCCTGGGTGGCGCGGCTGGCTGACGAGTCGGGTCCGCATGCG is part of the Peterkaempfera bronchialis genome and encodes:
- a CDS encoding ABC transporter permease — translated: MSTAQAAPRGVARIAGGLRGRAGRALPVALTALLVLGSWQLVVAVFDVPAFILPTPVTIAQAFVHDFATIMAASVVTVQAVLLGLLLGALGGIAVGLAVSRFPAVSGPVLNAAVLINCAPIVALAPIFNNWFGVTSLLSKAGVAAVMVFFPVLVNTTRGLLQVSPLHLEIMESLAARPRQVALIVRLPNALPYIFNALKLGTTLAVIGVIVSEYFGGPTEALGVYIAYQAALPRFDYAWAGILVASALGLAMFGAVTLLERLLMPWHESLHDNQA
- a CDS encoding nitrilase family protein, with the translated sequence MTGFLLAGVQFEPVLGDPAANAEASGHWVREAARRGARLVVLPEASSAGYMFADRAEALRYAESVPGGPVYSAWAALAAELDLWIVAGITELAGERLYNSAVLIGPHGHLGTYRKAHLWNAEQEVYDRQQDGFPVFDTPLGRIGIGICYDAWFPETFRSAALRGADLLALPSNWVPVPGQPADAPTMANLMCMTGAHSNQFYVAGISRTGVERGQPFIGSSLIVGPSGWPLAGPAGGDGQELVLAEVDLIGSRAERHGNPFNQPLADRRPELYETGVPDVPR
- a CDS encoding ABC transporter permease is translated as MTATKIPASPPSTAGRGPLAEPAAPTTTDRRRRALGARAVNLLGALLVVALFAALWEGYKAAGRALGDRIAGWSLPVATDDLSMPHLWTVLRSLAEPARQGDPTSLAGYLLGETAVTLREALYGLVAGSLLGLALAVLFLHAAPVSRGLMPWLVASQTVPLVAIAPMIVIWGGKAGAPPWVAVTGIAAYLAFFPVTINALRGLKSPPKVQLEFMRSVGAGRRQVLFWLRVPAALPFVFAGLRLAATASVVGAIVGELSAGTGRGIGRVILSSAYYYSNGPEKLYAAVLVAALAGIVFVQLLALAERFALRHRAAR
- a CDS encoding NCS1 family nucleobase:cation symporter-1 produces the protein MNMRVIGRPSPQVGLGDPRGIESSPLYSPDLAPVPVAERTWTTYNYAALWMGIAHGIPTYYLASGLIDLGMSWVQAVLTIALGNLLVLVPILLNSHVGAKYGIPYPVFARTAFGTLGANVPAVLRALSACGWFGIQTWIGGQAIHTVVGAFAGDGWTHARPLWGHPGTLWLSFAFFWLLQIGLIVRGIESIRRFENWAAPLILVVAVFLLGWMVSKAGGLGPLATEGSKLGWGTDFWLLFAPALMGMVAYFATMSVNIADFTRFARGQREQIVGQTLGLPITMTAFSMIGALTTSATITVYGKAIWDPIDLVSRFSSPVVILFALLCVIVATVAVNVAANTVGPAYDFCNLFPRRIDFRMGGVIAGVIGILMQPWRLLSSPELYIFTWLGVSGAVLGGVAGILTADYWLLRGRTLDLAGLYRRGGPYEYAGGFNWRPLVSLAAVLVLSLGGAHSDAGAGPFPADGYIPLLRPLFDYNWAVAFLGGIVLHAGLSRLFPAPGDRTAAPGGAPTAPAGR
- a CDS encoding Zn-dependent alcohol dehydrogenase, whose amino-acid sequence is MKTRAAVMTAPGKDWEITELELDAPRAGEVLVRFTHAGLCYSDEHVRTGNMATLPIIGGHEGSGIVEAVGEGVSRVAPGDHVAASFKPSCGHCRWCAGGRSNLCDAATGGPEGRLPDGTFRFTGPSGRIGANCALGTFAEHSVVSQNSLVRVDPAVPLSVVALVSCGVLTGWGAAVYAAEPQPGDTVIVVGAGGVGINAVQGARFSGAGNVILVDPNEAKHPLALELGASHTCRSLAEAAALAADLNPSAAGADSTIVCTGETTAEIVRASFEATGKGGTVVLAGMSEDVHDINIQLPGTQLVFAEKRIQGTIFGSCSPTRDIPRVLSLYGQGLIRLDELVSRTYGLDEINQGFEDLRCGRNLRGVVEHRPAD
- a CDS encoding NAD-dependent succinate-semialdehyde dehydrogenase → MADLQERIDAAHQAAGRIPKGLYIDGEWREPRGGAAIPVEDPGTGTVFAEVADAAEQDALDALDAAARAQDSWARTPPRDRGELLRRAFEAILARQDELAAVMTLEMGKPFAESRAEVAYAAEFLRWFAEEAVRIDGGYLVAPGGGSRVVVMRQPVGPCLLVTPWNFPMAMGTRKIGPALAAGCTVVVKPARQTPLSMLALVAVLEEAGLPKGVVNVFTTARSGELTARLLADPRLRKLSFTGSTEVGRILLEQASERVLRTSMELGGNAPFLVFDDADLDAAVEGAYQAKMRNVGEACTAANRFYVHRPVAAEFARRLAERLGGLAVGHGLDPASEVGPLIDARAVGGVAALVDEAVAAGAELLTGGGSLERDGHFFAPTVLASVPRGARTLHEEIFGPVAPIVAFDDEAEALALANASEYGLAAYVFTEGLARGLRVSERLESGMVGLNQGIISNPAAPFGGVKQSGLGREGGAVGIDEYLNTKYLAVRAES
- a CDS encoding ABC transporter ATP-binding protein, producing the protein MGEPAIISVRNVSKVFNGGSDRSVTALQDIDLDIARGEFTSLLGPSGCGKSTLLRVMADLTEPSQGQVTVNGKTPAAARTDRDYGMVFQQAGLLEWRSVRRNVELPLQVAGARKEVTRAKAMEMLELVRLSDFAEHFPRQLSGGMQQRAAIARALSADPEILFMDEPLGALDEMNRERLQGELLRIWSDTRTTVVFVTHSISEAVFLSSRVVVMSARPGRVAASIDVDLPYPRTAETRTTPEFFAKVTEVRQALHSVPTEQAAA
- a CDS encoding IclR family transcriptional regulator, which produces MAPSEAGLVRRTIWLLRTVAAHPEGVGLSEIARESGIPKATCYRVLTVLERESWLTLDPVTRRYRVSLGLLSIVGGLLDGGGAYGHMRDVLRDLAKQTGETAGFDVLLPPNVMVVAQVPGPSLIGQTLKPVPRTQPVWATSTGKVLLSALDPETVRADFGEEFRTGAPERLGGLDAFIDSMSAVRENGYAVAYDELEVGAASVAAPVRIRGNTTYAVWIGGPTYRLTRPRIEEVAQCVMKAARQLGDLLSVTGIELPSGFNEQ
- a CDS encoding ABC transporter substrate-binding protein, producing the protein MSTSRPVNSPSPRQPRAPRRSGPARPLRLAAGLAAAAMLVTGCGGMSSGETSKAAAEAGKDCAAKTKVRVVLQWVAQAQFAGYYAAKEKGFYDKQCLDVTIQEGGVNIVPQQVLSAGNAEFAVSHVTKTMVTREQGADLVNIGQVFQRGAYLQVAWADSGIKTLADLKGKRVGSWGYGNELTLYAAMRGSGVEPGKDAKIIQQPFDMSLLLKRQVDAAQAKTFNEYAQLLESTNPKTGKLYQPSDFTAINLQDAGYQSLEDGIYAKGDWLASKANQETAVKFLKATYQGWGYCRDDLDGCVDIVLKNGSALGKGHQTWMLNEVNKLIWPSKAGVGTVDKAAWDQTIDIAVKAGVLKKDPGQDAYRTDLTERADQELKADGFDITGDSYQPQQVTITPGGK